In the genome of Nonlabens sp. MB-3u-79, one region contains:
- a CDS encoding carboxymuconolactone decarboxylase family protein has product MPLVNPLDASHDTETAALADFFNETLGFCPNSVLTMQHRPAISKAFINLNKAVMANEGRVTSALKRMIAWVSSNATGCRYCQAHAIRAAERYGAEQEQLDNIWEYRTHAAFNEAERAALDFSLAASQVPNAVDQTIKERLHQYWNEGEIVEMLGVISLFGYLNRWNDSMGTTLENDAIESGNQYLGKHGFEVGKHV; this is encoded by the coding sequence ATGCCATTAGTAAACCCATTAGATGCTAGTCATGATACTGAAACAGCAGCACTAGCCGATTTCTTCAACGAGACTTTAGGGTTTTGTCCTAATTCTGTATTGACCATGCAGCACCGCCCAGCCATATCAAAAGCTTTTATCAACCTAAATAAAGCCGTAATGGCAAACGAGGGTCGTGTCACTAGCGCATTGAAAAGAATGATCGCTTGGGTTTCTAGCAATGCTACTGGATGCAGGTACTGTCAAGCGCACGCCATAAGAGCTGCAGAACGTTATGGAGCAGAACAGGAACAACTGGATAACATCTGGGAATACCGCACGCACGCTGCTTTTAACGAAGCAGAACGTGCTGCTTTAGATTTTTCTTTAGCCGCTAGCCAGGTACCCAACGCCGTAGATCAAACTATAAAAGAACGTTTACACCAGTATTGGAATGAAGGGGAGATAGTAGAAATGCTAGGGGTGATATCACTCTTCGGTTACCTCAACAGGTGGAATGATTCAATGGGTACCACTTTAGAAAATGATGCCATAGAGAGCGGCAATCAATATTTAGGGAAACATGGTTTTGAGGTGGGAAAGCATGTGTAA